In Brachypodium distachyon strain Bd21 chromosome 2, Brachypodium_distachyon_v3.0, whole genome shotgun sequence, one genomic interval encodes:
- the LOC100836743 gene encoding uncharacterized protein LOC100836743 isoform X2, whose product MADDSPSSPASYIRLVQHLIEKCICYNMDREECVKTLEKQANIMPTVTSTVWKELEKENREFFETYKKERGDQEPLQKSSCTPSEQASASKSSDDNDN is encoded by the exons atggccgatGACTCGCCGTCGTCCCCGGCTTCTTACATCCGATTG GTGCAGCACCTGATCGAGAAGTGCATCTGCTACAACATGGACAGGGAGGAATGCGTGAAGACGCTGGAGAAGCAAGCCAACATCATGCCCACCGTCACCTCAACCG TGTGGAaggagctggagaaggagaacAGGGAGTTCTTCGAGACGTACAAGAAGGAGCGAGGCGATCAGGAGCCGTTGCAGAAGAGCAGCTGTACTCCTTCGGAGCAGGCGTCTGCTTCCAAGAGCTCAGACGACAACGACAACTAG
- the LOC100836125 gene encoding metal tolerance protein 5 isoform X1: MAGSGAGGAEGEELRLLSVVESGHGGGGGGAPEAEKSWRLNFDGFRPPEAHQERPPRGLHHHCLGVLAQSPEDVIAEYYQQQVEMLEGFNEMDALTDHGFLPGMSKEEREKVARSETLAIRLSNIANMVLFAAKVYASVRSGSLAIIASTLDSLLDLLSGFILWFTAFSMQTPNPYRYPIGKKRMQPLGILVFASVMATLGLQIILESTRSLVSDANEFSLTKEQERWVVDIMLSVTLVKLALALYCRSFTNEIVKAYAQDHIFDVITNVIGLVAALLANYFEGWIDPVGAIVLAIYTIRTWSMTVLENVHSLVGQSASPEYLQKLTYLCWNHHKAVRHIDTVRAYTFGSHYFVEVDIVLPSGMPLQEAHDIGEALQEKLERLPEIERAFVHLDYEFTHRPEHALSHDK, encoded by the exons ATGGCTGGTAGTggtgccggcggcgcggagggtGAGGAGCTCCGGCTGCTCTCCGTCGTTGAGTctggccacggcggcggcggcggcggcgcacctGAGGCGGAGAAGTCGTGGCGCCTCAACTTCGACGGATTCCGTCCCCCGGAGGCGCACCAGGAGAGGCCACCTCGCGGGCTCCACCATCACTGCCTCGGCGTCCTAG CTCAAAGTCCTGAGGATGTTATCGCTGAATACTATCAACAACAAGTGGAAATGCTAGAGGGTTTCAATGAAATGGATGCGCTTACAGATCATGGTTTTCTTCCAGGAATGTCCAAG GAAGAGCGTGAAAAGGTTGCGAGGAGTGAAACACTAGCCATCCGTTTGTCTAACATTGCAAACATGGTTCTTTTTGCGGCAAAAGTGTATGCTTCAGTAAGGAGTGGCTCACTTGCTATTATAGCTTCCACTTTGGATTCTCTTCTTGACTTGTTGTCAGGGTTTATCTTATGGTTTACCGCCTTTTCAATGCAAACACCAAATCCCTACAGATACCCAATTGGTAAAAAGCGCATGCAGCCACTG GGAATACTTGTCTTTGCCTCAGTAATGGCAACACTTGGCCTTCAGATCATCTTAGAATCGACTCGCTCGCTGGTGTCTGAT GCAAACGAATTTAGCTTGACAAAGGAGCAGGAAAGGTGGGTTGTAGACATCATGCTCTCAGTGACACTGGTGAAACTTGCCCTGGCTTTATATTGCCGCTCATTCACCAATGAAATCGTCAAGGCTTATGCACAGGATCACATTTTTGATGTTATAACAAATGTAATTGGTCTTGTTGCTGCACTCCTTGCCAACTACTTTGAAGGATGGATCGACCCAGTTGGTGCAATTGTT CTAGCAATCTACACAATCAGGACATGGTCGATGACAGTGCTAGAAAATGTTCACTCCCTGGTGGGGCAATCTGCTTCGCCGGAGTACCTTCAGAAGCTAACCTACCTATGCTGGAACCACCACAAGGCTGTGAGGCACATCGACACCGTGCGCGCATACACGTTCGGCTCCCACTACTTCGTGGAGGTTGACATCGTGCTGCCTTCAGGCATGCCACTGCAGGAGGCCCATGACATAGGCGAGGCCTTGCAGGAGAAGCTGGAGCGCCTGCCTGAGATCGAGCGCGCCTTCGTCCACCTCGACTACGAGTTCACCCATCGGCCGGAGCACGCTCTGTCCCATGACAAATAG
- the LOC100836125 gene encoding metal tolerance protein 5 isoform X2 yields the protein MEQQRQLSQSPEDVIAEYYQQQVEMLEGFNEMDALTDHGFLPGMSKEEREKVARSETLAIRLSNIANMVLFAAKVYASVRSGSLAIIASTLDSLLDLLSGFILWFTAFSMQTPNPYRYPIGKKRMQPLGILVFASVMATLGLQIILESTRSLVSDANEFSLTKEQERWVVDIMLSVTLVKLALALYCRSFTNEIVKAYAQDHIFDVITNVIGLVAALLANYFEGWIDPVGAIVLAIYTIRTWSMTVLENVHSLVGQSASPEYLQKLTYLCWNHHKAVRHIDTVRAYTFGSHYFVEVDIVLPSGMPLQEAHDIGEALQEKLERLPEIERAFVHLDYEFTHRPEHALSHDK from the exons ATGGAGCAACAAAGGCAactat CTCAAAGTCCTGAGGATGTTATCGCTGAATACTATCAACAACAAGTGGAAATGCTAGAGGGTTTCAATGAAATGGATGCGCTTACAGATCATGGTTTTCTTCCAGGAATGTCCAAG GAAGAGCGTGAAAAGGTTGCGAGGAGTGAAACACTAGCCATCCGTTTGTCTAACATTGCAAACATGGTTCTTTTTGCGGCAAAAGTGTATGCTTCAGTAAGGAGTGGCTCACTTGCTATTATAGCTTCCACTTTGGATTCTCTTCTTGACTTGTTGTCAGGGTTTATCTTATGGTTTACCGCCTTTTCAATGCAAACACCAAATCCCTACAGATACCCAATTGGTAAAAAGCGCATGCAGCCACTG GGAATACTTGTCTTTGCCTCAGTAATGGCAACACTTGGCCTTCAGATCATCTTAGAATCGACTCGCTCGCTGGTGTCTGAT GCAAACGAATTTAGCTTGACAAAGGAGCAGGAAAGGTGGGTTGTAGACATCATGCTCTCAGTGACACTGGTGAAACTTGCCCTGGCTTTATATTGCCGCTCATTCACCAATGAAATCGTCAAGGCTTATGCACAGGATCACATTTTTGATGTTATAACAAATGTAATTGGTCTTGTTGCTGCACTCCTTGCCAACTACTTTGAAGGATGGATCGACCCAGTTGGTGCAATTGTT CTAGCAATCTACACAATCAGGACATGGTCGATGACAGTGCTAGAAAATGTTCACTCCCTGGTGGGGCAATCTGCTTCGCCGGAGTACCTTCAGAAGCTAACCTACCTATGCTGGAACCACCACAAGGCTGTGAGGCACATCGACACCGTGCGCGCATACACGTTCGGCTCCCACTACTTCGTGGAGGTTGACATCGTGCTGCCTTCAGGCATGCCACTGCAGGAGGCCCATGACATAGGCGAGGCCTTGCAGGAGAAGCTGGAGCGCCTGCCTGAGATCGAGCGCGCCTTCGTCCACCTCGACTACGAGTTCACCCATCGGCCGGAGCACGCTCTGTCCCATGACAAATAG
- the LOC100836743 gene encoding uncharacterized protein LOC100836743 isoform X1 yields MTRRRPRLLTSDCVIGVVGRSAGHPDMQVQHLIEKCICYNMDREECVKTLEKQANIMPTVTSTVWKELEKENREFFETYKKERGDQEPLQKSSCTPSEQASASKSSDDNDN; encoded by the exons atGACTCGCCGTCGTCCCCGGCTTCTTACATCCGATTG TGTAATTGGTGTCGTCGGTCGATCGGCCGGCCATCCGGACATGCAGGTGCAGCACCTGATCGAGAAGTGCATCTGCTACAACATGGACAGGGAGGAATGCGTGAAGACGCTGGAGAAGCAAGCCAACATCATGCCCACCGTCACCTCAACCG TGTGGAaggagctggagaaggagaacAGGGAGTTCTTCGAGACGTACAAGAAGGAGCGAGGCGATCAGGAGCCGTTGCAGAAGAGCAGCTGTACTCCTTCGGAGCAGGCGTCTGCTTCCAAGAGCTCAGACGACAACGACAACTAG